The Sporosarcina luteola genome contains a region encoding:
- a CDS encoding YlbG family protein, with translation MIDRQGIIVYLHHLKQAKSLRKYGHVHYISRKMKYIVIYCDQVDVDDTIRKLERLPSVKRVLPSYRPFVKTEYENVKPDKAKEYDYKIGL, from the coding sequence ATGATTGATCGACAAGGGATAATTGTATATCTCCATCATTTGAAACAGGCCAAATCGTTACGCAAGTATGGCCATGTCCATTACATTTCCAGAAAAATGAAATACATTGTCATATATTGTGATCAAGTGGACGTTGATGATACAATCCGTAAACTTGAGCGCCTTCCGTCCGTTAAAAGGGTGTTGCCATCCTATCGTCCATTCGTTAAAACGGAATATGAAAATGTGAAACCAGACAAGGCGAAGGAATACGATTATAAAATTGGTCTTTAA
- the ytvI gene encoding sporulation integral membrane protein YtvI — MSRWLTKRTFMLVTLLIISILLFIFILPISIPIILALLTALLFEPLVKLTETKFKWKRKVSVISVFIFILAILAISIYYTVTSLIGRLIQFTKAAPDYLNKLSGVWIDFQSKLLVYTSGLPDDVVKSAQDGFNDILESFRKSLLELFNSDKIVALASEIPNFLVSLIVYMIALFLFMLELPDLKKMVFKHFTDETAKKVRYMTVKLNSVIFGFMKAQLLVSFIILAVAFIGLLIIAPKYALVMAIVIWIIDVIPILGSIIILAPWSLYQFVSGDIGMGTKLAVLAAILLIIRRTVEPKVMGNQIGLSPLPTLIGMFIGLKLFGVLGFFIGPMIVILFNTAREAGIIKLNFKL, encoded by the coding sequence TTGTCCCGTTGGCTTACAAAAAGAACTTTCATGTTAGTTACTTTACTGATCATTAGCATATTGCTTTTTATTTTTATTCTCCCTATTTCCATACCAATTATTTTAGCTCTTTTGACGGCTCTCCTCTTCGAGCCACTAGTAAAGCTTACCGAAACAAAGTTTAAATGGAAACGCAAAGTATCTGTCATATCCGTCTTCATTTTCATATTAGCGATTCTTGCAATCAGTATCTATTATACGGTCACTTCATTGATAGGTAGACTGATTCAATTCACGAAAGCTGCACCCGATTATTTAAACAAGCTTTCAGGAGTGTGGATTGATTTTCAAAGTAAATTACTTGTGTATACATCGGGACTACCTGATGATGTCGTTAAATCAGCACAAGACGGGTTCAATGATATTTTGGAATCCTTCCGCAAGTCGTTATTGGAACTATTCAATTCTGATAAGATCGTTGCACTTGCGTCTGAAATTCCGAATTTCTTAGTGAGTTTAATCGTTTATATGATTGCACTATTCCTTTTTATGCTAGAATTGCCTGATTTAAAAAAGATGGTGTTCAAACATTTCACAGATGAAACAGCAAAAAAAGTCCGCTATATGACAGTTAAATTGAACTCGGTCATTTTCGGCTTTATGAAAGCTCAATTGCTCGTCAGCTTTATCATCCTTGCTGTAGCATTCATAGGACTGCTGATTATTGCACCGAAATATGCATTGGTCATGGCCATCGTCATTTGGATCATTGATGTCATCCCGATTTTAGGTTCAATTATCATACTCGCTCCTTGGTCATTATATCAATTCGTCAGCGGAGATATCGGTATGGGAACAAAATTGGCCGTTTTGGCTGCGATTCTTCTGATCATCCGAAGAACTGTTGAGCCAAAGGTGATGGGCAACCAGATAGGCTTATCCCCCCTACCGACGCTGATCGGCATGTTTATCGGGCTGAAACTTTTCGGGGTACTCGGTTTCTTTATCGGTCCGATGATTGTCATTCTATTCAACACAGCACGCGAAGCAGGAATCATCAAGCTGAATTTCAAATTATGA
- a CDS encoding YugN family protein, with product MYIENTGIEGIVAELSLLDEIMLKHDLVRAGQWDYERVTYDKKYVIKEGTYYLRVFGFTPDGDVDTRDAIMHLKKPVIGKHYYPHGVEYGEGEHFPAGLVKDCETTLKAVLEDLKPYIITK from the coding sequence ATGTATATTGAAAATACAGGTATTGAAGGCATTGTTGCCGAATTGTCACTACTAGACGAAATCATGCTGAAACACGATCTTGTACGTGCTGGACAATGGGACTATGAGCGTGTGACATATGATAAGAAATACGTGATCAAGGAAGGCACTTACTACTTGCGCGTATTCGGATTCACTCCCGACGGAGACGTTGACACTCGAGATGCCATCATGCATCTGAAAAAACCTGTTATCGGCAAGCACTATTACCCACATGGTGTAGAATATGGCGAGGGCGAGCATTTCCCCGCAGGACTTGTGAAAGATTGTGAAACAACTCTAAAAGCCGTCCTGGAAGATTTGAAACCATATATTATAACAAAATAA
- a CDS encoding glycerophosphodiester phosphodiesterase family protein: MGRKTKMALTVGAAGVAAWAASKVVAKPQPRPRKEALEFEDPVVLSHRGGMSSTPEHTMAAFSNSAELGVHGFAVDIRLTKDEEIVLFHDETADRTTDFSGRISDYTIDELKKADAGYMFEDDNGHFPFRGKGEKIISLRELLTAYPHMLIAINLKDSPDTYEGSLMPSKLWRLLEEMESEERVIVMSAFDEQTDRFNLYAQNRVAIGAGNDEVKKAYASFSSKFGHLYNPRADLFCITEKMGPFPMNSENFINFLSNLNVAVYYTHINDKDTFEKLLISGAAGFITDKPALAMEVIQQNS, from the coding sequence ATGGGAAGAAAAACGAAAATGGCTCTCACAGTGGGAGCAGCCGGAGTAGCCGCTTGGGCTGCATCCAAAGTAGTTGCCAAGCCCCAACCACGCCCTCGGAAGGAAGCACTCGAATTCGAGGACCCTGTCGTCCTTTCGCATCGCGGTGGAATGTCAAGCACTCCTGAGCACACGATGGCAGCGTTTTCAAATTCAGCAGAGCTCGGAGTCCATGGATTCGCCGTCGACATCCGATTGACAAAAGACGAAGAAATCGTACTCTTCCATGATGAAACTGCAGATCGGACTACTGATTTTTCCGGCAGGATTTCCGATTATACAATAGACGAATTGAAAAAAGCCGATGCAGGCTATATGTTCGAAGATGACAATGGCCATTTTCCTTTTCGTGGCAAAGGCGAGAAAATCATTAGTTTACGTGAATTACTGACTGCCTACCCTCATATGCTGATTGCTATTAATCTTAAGGACTCGCCGGATACATACGAAGGCAGTCTAATGCCATCCAAGCTGTGGCGCCTTTTAGAGGAAATGGAATCAGAGGAGCGCGTTATTGTCATGAGCGCATTTGACGAGCAAACGGACCGCTTCAATCTATATGCGCAAAATAGAGTGGCCATCGGAGCGGGTAATGACGAAGTGAAAAAGGCGTATGCATCCTTTTCGAGCAAATTCGGACATTTATATAACCCACGAGCCGACTTATTCTGCATTACTGAAAAAATGGGTCCATTTCCAATGAACTCGGAAAACTTCATCAATTTTCTATCCAATTTGAATGTTGCAGTTTACTATACTCATATTAATGACAAGGATACATTTGAAAAGCTTTTAATTTCCGGAGCTGCGGGCTTCATCACGGACAAGCCGGCACTTGCAATGGAAGTCATCCAACAAAATTCATAA
- a CDS encoding DUF7147 family protein: MLQQYFIELGEGYGDVYELMELIETNQHRLLRTFIFSSKTNGGQAISLAAAFRPARNSNFMPVYICREGISQIGESKSKRRLLFEETSLQQGQEPIFIGLKHSSEFADTKLFYQYITGILRLNHLVPPLQ, encoded by the coding sequence ATGTTACAACAGTATTTTATTGAATTAGGTGAAGGGTATGGAGACGTCTACGAACTGATGGAACTAATCGAGACGAATCAACACCGGCTTCTAAGAACCTTCATTTTTTCTTCAAAAACCAATGGCGGACAAGCGATTTCCCTGGCAGCCGCATTCCGCCCAGCCCGGAACAGTAATTTCATGCCGGTTTACATATGCAGGGAAGGTATTTCTCAAATAGGTGAATCCAAATCAAAGAGAAGGCTACTCTTCGAGGAAACTTCCTTGCAACAAGGACAGGAACCGATCTTCATCGGACTGAAGCATTCCTCTGAATTTGCCGACACCAAATTGTTCTATCAGTATATAACAGGAATACTGCGTCTTAATCATCTTGTCCCGCCTTTACAATAA
- a CDS encoding aspartate kinase, with the protein MIVQKFGGVAMKDKQTRKNCIGHIKSGLENHQNVVVVVSAIGRGDEPYSTDRLLRLTDAFNYSKAASDLAASCGELIASAILSAELEEAGIPNRILHGIQAGIWTSGDFGDGTISDIDPTMIVDSLRESGCVIIPGFQGINEFGQVMTIGRGGSDLTAIALGGALRASHVEFFKDVPGVMTSDPRFGKNAKKLDSMSIHQLLPLLETDRPVIQKRAAIYAMKKAIPLYVRGIATDENGTWILP; encoded by the coding sequence ATGATAGTTCAAAAATTTGGCGGAGTGGCCATGAAAGACAAACAAACACGAAAAAATTGCATCGGCCACATAAAATCCGGATTAGAAAACCATCAAAATGTCGTAGTGGTCGTTTCAGCAATTGGAAGAGGAGATGAACCATACTCCACAGATCGGTTATTACGCCTGACCGACGCATTCAACTATTCAAAAGCCGCAAGTGATCTTGCAGCTTCATGCGGAGAGCTCATCGCATCAGCAATTCTTTCAGCCGAATTGGAAGAAGCGGGCATCCCGAACAGAATCCTACATGGAATTCAAGCAGGCATTTGGACATCCGGTGATTTTGGGGATGGAACAATAAGTGATATCGATCCTACAATGATCGTTGACAGCTTACGGGAATCCGGTTGTGTCATCATCCCGGGTTTTCAAGGAATCAATGAATTTGGCCAGGTGATGACAATTGGCAGAGGGGGCAGCGATTTGACCGCCATTGCGTTAGGCGGTGCATTGCGTGCATCACATGTAGAATTTTTTAAAGATGTTCCCGGTGTCATGACAAGTGATCCGCGATTCGGGAAAAACGCCAAAAAATTAGATAGTATGAGCATCCATCAATTGTTACCGCTATTAGAAACAGATCGTCCAGTCATTCAAAAACGCGCGGCCATTTACGCAATGAAAAAAGCGATACCTCTTTATGTAAGAGGCATCGCTACCGATGAAAATGGGACTTGGATCTTACCGTGA
- the ctaG gene encoding cytochrome c oxidase assembly factor CtaG: MPLSIFGFRALWSPYFFLSIVLLIVVYFLLTKKWRHWFEGSEPVTKREISYFLASMILLYILKGSPVDLLGHILFSVHMTQMALLLLVVAPFLIIGIPHFIWKKVLSINIIDKIVRLFTKPVISLMVFTVMFSLNHYPMVLDFIKLDVFLHAIFSITLFISAIFLWWPLLNTLEDHPQLHGLKKIGYVILSAILITPACSLIIFVDVPVYNTYSSGEAWLQAMALCVPAGTLAGLSISGPELFTNMPTLYDQQLGGIIMKVIQEIIYVVVIGKIFIKWYREEQLNADEITKKDLLERQSMTMHG, from the coding sequence ATGCCTTTAAGCATATTCGGATTTCGCGCATTATGGAGTCCTTATTTTTTCTTATCGATCGTATTACTAATTGTAGTATATTTTCTGTTGACCAAAAAGTGGAGACATTGGTTTGAGGGGAGCGAACCCGTCACCAAAAGGGAAATCAGCTATTTTCTCGCTTCGATGATTTTGCTGTATATCTTGAAGGGCTCGCCAGTCGATCTTCTAGGTCATATACTGTTCTCTGTCCATATGACGCAAATGGCGCTTCTATTATTGGTGGTAGCTCCGTTTTTAATCATCGGCATACCGCACTTCATTTGGAAAAAAGTCCTTAGCATTAACATTATCGATAAAATCGTAAGGCTCTTCACGAAACCGGTGATCAGTCTGATGGTGTTCACGGTCATGTTCTCGTTAAATCACTATCCGATGGTGTTGGATTTTATTAAATTGGATGTATTTTTACACGCCATTTTCTCGATTACTTTATTCATATCGGCAATATTCCTTTGGTGGCCGCTTCTGAACACGTTGGAAGATCATCCGCAGCTTCATGGATTAAAGAAGATCGGTTATGTCATATTGAGCGCTATTCTCATTACGCCAGCCTGTTCGTTGATCATTTTTGTAGATGTACCCGTCTACAATACGTACAGCAGCGGGGAAGCTTGGCTGCAAGCGATGGCTCTTTGTGTGCCTGCTGGTACACTTGCAGGTCTATCCATTTCAGGACCTGAGTTATTTACAAATATGCCGACATTGTATGACCAACAATTGGGCGGCATTATTATGAAAGTCATCCAGGAAATTATCTACGTTGTTGTTATCGGTAAAATATTCATTAAATGGTACCGTGAAGAACAGTTGAACGCAGATGAGATTACAAAGAAGGATCTATTGGAAAGACAAAGCATGACGATGCACGGCTGA
- a CDS encoding Mur ligase family protein, translated as MVSGSVGVPVSGITERSGNVREGFIFVARKGARDDGVLHVQEAIERGAVAIVFDRNQNTAFDDIQEITLITVPDGRKFISHASAKLAGNPSESLKIIAVTGTNGKTTVTHFIGQLLTMLGEQAAVIGTTGIFMNGRKVIFDVPEMTTLQAEFLHPLLKKCLEAGMKYIVMEASSLGLSTSRLDHCKIDIGVFLNIGVDHYEEHGSKEAYLAAKKRLATMARNLVVNGDDRQCIRLVENANRPVHFFNELMVAGRMIPFDLYPTCLPGKHNRLNALAAVTVMEILEWDPSVTLPLCDKLILPEGRLQCLREREVNVYIDYAHTPDALQTVLASLTEESTGELITVFGCGGNRDRGKRPQMGKVATTYSTKVIITTDNPRNEEPSSIIEEILAGINCEKEKVIVEMDRRTAIEKAIRYAKAGDIVLIAGKGHERTQQIGQELLTFSDYEVAEEALRKKN; from the coding sequence ATGGTTTCGGGAAGTGTTGGTGTGCCGGTTAGCGGCATTACGGAGAGGTCAGGAAATGTGAGGGAAGGATTCATTTTCGTCGCAAGGAAAGGTGCTCGAGATGATGGGGTTTTGCATGTCCAAGAAGCGATTGAACGCGGTGCTGTCGCAATCGTCTTTGATCGCAATCAAAACACGGCTTTCGATGATATTCAGGAAATCACGCTAATCACAGTGCCTGATGGGCGGAAGTTCATTTCGCATGCCAGTGCCAAGCTTGCCGGGAATCCGTCCGAATCACTGAAAATCATTGCGGTGACAGGGACCAATGGCAAGACGACGGTTACGCATTTCATCGGCCAATTATTAACGATGCTCGGTGAGCAAGCGGCAGTCATCGGAACGACGGGAATTTTCATGAATGGCAGGAAAGTTATTTTTGATGTTCCTGAAATGACAACATTGCAAGCGGAATTCCTTCATCCGCTGTTGAAGAAATGCTTGGAAGCAGGCATGAAATATATAGTGATGGAAGCTTCTTCCCTAGGGCTATCAACATCCAGATTGGATCACTGCAAGATTGATATCGGGGTTTTCCTTAACATCGGGGTTGATCATTATGAAGAGCATGGTAGCAAGGAAGCCTATTTAGCTGCAAAAAAGCGGCTTGCGACGATGGCAAGGAATCTAGTTGTCAATGGCGATGATCGGCAATGTATAAGGCTAGTCGAAAACGCAAATAGGCCGGTCCATTTTTTCAATGAGTTGATGGTTGCGGGCAGGATGATTCCTTTCGACTTGTATCCAACCTGTTTACCGGGTAAGCATAATCGATTAAATGCCCTTGCCGCTGTTACTGTCATGGAAATACTAGAGTGGGATCCTTCTGTGACATTGCCTCTTTGTGATAAGCTCATATTGCCGGAAGGACGTTTGCAATGCTTGCGGGAAAGGGAAGTGAATGTCTATATCGATTATGCTCACACACCAGATGCTCTTCAAACGGTATTGGCTTCTCTCACCGAAGAGTCTACAGGCGAATTGATCACCGTTTTTGGCTGCGGAGGCAATCGTGACCGAGGAAAGCGGCCGCAAATGGGAAAAGTAGCAACAACTTATTCAACGAAAGTTATTATTACAACAGATAATCCGAGGAATGAAGAACCGTCTTCAATAATAGAGGAGATTCTGGCTGGAATTAATTGTGAAAAGGAAAAAGTCATTGTCGAGATGGATCGGAGAACGGCAATCGAAAAAGCGATACGATATGCCAAAGCCGGAGATATCGTTTTGATCGCCGGGAAAGGGCATGAGAGAACGCAGCAAATCGGGCAGGAACTTCTCACATTTTCAGATTATGAAGTAGCGGAAGAGGCATTACGTAAGAAGAATTAG
- a CDS encoding cytochrome C oxidase subunit IV family protein translates to MADVQVYKRTPAEQQLAQRRSKKAMRDQVMMFSLMIFLTLVSFSMVVAYEAGVAGFSKYLIIPMVMLFAAVQVGLQLYYFMHMSEKGHGIPQMFMYTGALLGFLIPLTFVTIVWW, encoded by the coding sequence ATGGCAGACGTTCAAGTTTACAAACGCACACCTGCAGAGCAACAGCTCGCACAGCGTCGTTCTAAAAAAGCCATGCGAGATCAGGTTATGATGTTTTCGCTTATGATCTTCCTGACACTTGTATCATTCTCCATGGTTGTTGCTTATGAAGCTGGCGTTGCAGGGTTCTCGAAGTACTTAATCATTCCGATGGTCATGCTGTTTGCAGCAGTCCAAGTCGGTTTGCAACTGTATTACTTCATGCATATGAGTGAAAAAGGACATGGCATTCCTCAAATGTTCATGTACACAGGAGCTCTTTTAGGCTTCCTTATCCCTTTGACATTCGTTACAATCGTTTGGTGGTAA
- a CDS encoding cytochrome (ubi)quinol oxidase subunit III → MDLNKKFTPETWPDHPERATLEAKNKFVGFWLFLGGETILFATLFATYIALKNSGPSGFGFSTQELYELPLVFVMTMLLLTSSLTSVFAMYHLRNYNFKKMQLWLAITAFLGLGFLMLEVYEFTHYVKLGFTYNNSAFSSAFYTLVGTHGFHVAVGLVWITLLIFRNAKRGLNLYNATKYYTFSLYWHFIDVVWVFIFTVVYLMGVIG, encoded by the coding sequence ATGGATTTGAATAAAAAATTCACTCCAGAAACTTGGCCCGACCATCCGGAAAGAGCAACACTTGAAGCGAAAAACAAATTTGTCGGCTTCTGGTTGTTCCTTGGAGGAGAGACAATCCTCTTCGCTACGTTGTTCGCAACATATATTGCCTTGAAGAACTCCGGGCCAAGCGGTTTTGGTTTCTCGACTCAAGAGCTATATGAATTACCACTTGTTTTTGTCATGACGATGCTATTATTGACATCATCATTGACGAGTGTGTTCGCCATGTACCATCTGCGTAACTACAATTTCAAGAAAATGCAGCTATGGCTTGCTATTACTGCATTTTTAGGACTTGGGTTCCTCATGCTTGAAGTATATGAGTTCACGCACTATGTTAAGCTTGGCTTCACATACAACAACAGTGCTTTCAGTTCCGCTTTCTATACGCTAGTCGGAACGCACGGTTTCCACGTGGCTGTTGGCCTTGTGTGGATTACATTGTTGATTTTCCGTAATGCGAAACGCGGTCTGAATCTTTACAACGCAACGAAGTACTATACGTTCTCATTGTACTGGCACTTCATCGACGTCGTTTGGGTATTCATCTTCACTGTAGTCTACTTGATGGGAGTGATAGGTTAA
- a CDS encoding DUF420 domain-containing protein: MNVPFLPTLSTFFIVLSAILVAIGWKLILLRKIDVHKKTMIAAAVAAVLFFIIYASRTIFVGNTAFGGPENIKVYYTAFLIFHIALSTTGAVMGIMTINWGLKDKLDKHRKIGPITGIVWFFTAITGVAVYLLLYVFYEGGETTSMIKAILGI; encoded by the coding sequence ATGAATGTTCCTTTTTTACCGACTTTGAGTACCTTTTTCATTGTGCTATCGGCTATCCTTGTTGCAATAGGATGGAAACTGATTCTGTTACGAAAAATCGACGTACATAAGAAAACGATGATAGCAGCCGCTGTTGCGGCAGTCCTGTTTTTTATCATCTATGCGTCCAGGACGATTTTCGTCGGCAACACGGCATTCGGCGGACCGGAAAATATCAAGGTGTATTATACAGCCTTTCTTATTTTTCATATCGCACTCTCTACGACCGGAGCTGTGATGGGCATAATGACTATTAATTGGGGTTTGAAAGATAAGTTGGACAAACATCGCAAGATCGGTCCAATTACTGGCATCGTATGGTTCTTTACAGCAATTACAGGCGTAGCCGTCTATTTATTACTATATGTCTTCTACGAAGGCGGAGAAACCACATCGATGATCAAAGCCATATTAGGAATTTAA
- a CDS encoding CAP domain-containing protein, which yields MKVFWKIALLLVILLALFYLMGSRVQENEPLESPVKHGTAIPAPNKEIVEMTAGPKRPESGLSIFVGKPSEKLVNAMGEPDRIEPSAYGYDWWIYSSDVRMMAGVGEGIVNQVFSADTGSDLSPIVVGQNINEVFRFSIIESEVNVVLNENIYTFTLNSQDLKDRILLKYENLYAQVYVDSEDEIIEGVRFIDPKTLVIHQPYDMEFMGELVTANRPSSTVQMEVDRSMERQIFELTNSYRERHGVGLLNNDYWLSLLAQNHSKDMAIENYFSHESPSAGNLSERLKSFEIEHKKAGENIAANYVDAIEAVHGWLNSPAHRSVLLDPEATDIGTGAYGKYYTQVLVKSDKKENMKPSRMEK from the coding sequence TTGAAGGTATTTTGGAAGATTGCATTATTACTAGTTATCCTTCTCGCACTGTTTTATTTGATGGGAAGCAGGGTCCAGGAAAATGAACCTCTTGAGTCTCCGGTTAAACATGGGACTGCAATACCGGCTCCCAACAAGGAAATTGTAGAAATGACTGCTGGTCCAAAGAGACCCGAATCGGGGTTGTCCATATTTGTCGGAAAACCTTCGGAAAAGTTAGTGAACGCAATGGGGGAACCCGATAGGATTGAACCTTCTGCCTACGGTTATGATTGGTGGATCTATTCGAGCGATGTTCGAATGATGGCGGGAGTTGGTGAGGGTATTGTCAACCAGGTTTTCAGTGCAGATACTGGTTCAGATCTATCGCCAATCGTGGTTGGGCAGAATATTAATGAAGTATTCCGCTTTTCAATTATTGAGTCTGAAGTTAATGTGGTACTGAATGAAAATATTTATACGTTCACATTGAATAGTCAGGACTTGAAGGATAGGATCCTGCTTAAATATGAGAACTTGTATGCGCAAGTATATGTAGATTCCGAAGACGAGATTATTGAAGGCGTCCGATTCATTGATCCGAAGACACTCGTCATCCATCAGCCGTATGACATGGAATTCATGGGAGAACTAGTTACAGCCAACAGACCATCATCGACTGTTCAAATGGAAGTTGACCGTTCGATGGAAAGGCAAATATTCGAATTGACGAATAGTTATCGGGAGCGTCATGGAGTAGGTTTGTTGAATAATGATTACTGGCTATCATTACTTGCCCAAAACCATAGCAAGGATATGGCAATTGAAAATTACTTTTCTCATGAGTCACCTTCTGCGGGAAACTTGTCGGAGCGTTTGAAAAGTTTTGAAATTGAACATAAAAAAGCCGGGGAGAATATCGCTGCCAATTACGTGGATGCTATCGAAGCTGTCCATGGTTGGCTGAATTCTCCCGCGCACCGTAGTGTATTGTTGGATCCGGAGGCAACTGATATCGGCACTGGGGCGTACGGAAAATACTACACGCAAGTTCTCGTGAAATCCGACAAGAAAGAAAACATGAAACCGAGTCGTATGGAAAAGTAA
- a CDS encoding YlbF family regulator — protein sequence MMMTDEWMSIIEQSETLSDMLLSSEIVEEYRRANHAVYSDKTLAKAIYDFTNMKERYEEVQRFGRYHPDYKTVMKDIRIQKRELDMNEQVAALRLAENDVQRLLNEVSAIIAGAVSDSIKVPAGDSFFVDTSCGGGCGTGGSCSCSA from the coding sequence ATGATGATGACGGATGAATGGATGTCAATCATTGAGCAATCAGAAACACTCTCCGACATGTTGCTTTCTTCTGAAATCGTTGAAGAATACAGAAGAGCGAATCATGCCGTTTATTCCGACAAAACGTTGGCAAAAGCGATCTATGATTTTACCAATATGAAGGAGCGTTACGAAGAAGTGCAGCGTTTCGGCAGATACCATCCTGACTATAAGACAGTCATGAAAGATATACGTATACAAAAAAGGGAATTGGATATGAATGAGCAAGTCGCGGCTTTGCGTCTTGCGGAGAATGATGTGCAAAGACTGTTGAATGAAGTCAGTGCAATCATTGCAGGAGCAGTATCCGATTCCATCAAAGTGCCCGCCGGGGATAGTTTTTTTGTGGATACATCTTGCGGGGGCGGGTGTGGTACGGGCGGAAGCTGTTCCTGCTCGGCTTAG